One stretch of Phaeodactylum tricornutum CCAP 1055/1 chromosome 9, whole genome shotgun sequence DNA includes these proteins:
- a CDS encoding predicted protein has translation MAKKQDGGFGRDEMNALLGGGLSESVLRPHTVAPSKGKTIKPDEKDVADMTVEETAAWLLSQQRMKAGKVGQTQKGAMQQARHRTGKVRQYHQLLAEETQHREKSKELDTAGSDEDTDDLFANKQLRMKNMPISAQRTKAEPVVVGKRRRRYDSSSDEESDSKEQRQRLEPGSSSNSSDDDDSETDRRRQRLLAKRQLGLDRSIDHDVGLPSSATMENLPANVQAPRLALSSDAPIKAVSVEKNVSCVKPPAASSEEGSSSGSEDSSSEEESSDDDGPVIAKPIFVPKHRRGTLKSATELEAEDTHQELKQKALEEKRKQESRAMVQQVVAATAQAAPDFDVALDGITGAQNTMPDDADDSDDEVARDAWEIREVARLIDELDVEDARLQEERDLSRRRKMTDEERLAEDIATGRYQRPGQPKQTDLDQTSAKRYYHRGAYYMDESEWDSSDVRHKSAVYARAATGDDKINRAALPEVMRVKKFGFANQNLKYKGLAAEDTSDKNNQILPLVNIKDKSKR, from the coding sequence ATGGCCAAGAAGCAGGACGGCGGCTTTGGCCGCGATGAAATGAACGCCTTACTCGGCGGCGGTCTTTCCGAATCGGTACTGCGTCCGCATACCGTGGCGCCGAGTAAAGGCAAAACGATTAAAcccgacgaaaaggatgtTGCCGACATGACGGTAGAAGAAACAGCGGCATGGCTTCTGTCGCAACAAAGGATGAAAGCGGGAAAAGTGGGACAGACGCAAAAGGGGGCTATGCAACAAGCGCGACATCGAACTGGCAAAGTAAGGCAGTATCACCAGCTTTTGGCCGAGGAGACACAGCATAGAGAAAAGTCAAAGGAGCTTGACACTGCAGGATCCGATGAGGATACAGATGACTTGTTTGCAAACAAGCAGTTGCGCATGAAAAACATGCCGATCTCTGCTCAACGAACCAAAGCGGAGCCAGTAGTTGTTGGCAAGCGTCGTCGGCGATACGATAGTAGCAGTGACGAAGAAAGCGATTCTAAAGAGCAACGTCAGCGTCTAGAACCTGGATCTAGTAGCAACTCtagtgacgacgatgactCGGAAACTGATCGACGCCGACAGCGATTGCTTGCGAAACGCCAACTAGGGCTGGACCGATCAATCGATCATGATGTTGGCCTACCAAGTAGTGCCACGATGGAGAATCTACCGGCCAATGTACAGGCCCCTCGTTTGGCTCTGAGCTCCGACGCGCCAATAAAAGCGGTGTCCGTCGAGAAAAATGTATCTTGCGTCAAACCTCCGGCGGCATCCTCCGAAGAAGGCTCTAGCAGCGGCTCCGAAGATAGCAGTAGTGAAGAGGAGTCTTCGGATGATGATGGTCCTGTTATTGCTAAACCTATATTCGTTCCGAAACATCGACGAGGAACGCTGAAATCCGCAACCGAGCTGGAAGCAGAAGACACGCATCAGGAATTGAAGCAAAAggcgttggaagaaaagcgAAAACAAGAGTCACGCGCAATGGTACAGCAAGTTGTTGCTGCCACGGCCCAAGCCGCTCCTGACTTTGATGTAGCACTGGACGGGATCACGGGGGCTCAAAATACTATGCCAGATGATGCCGACgatagcgacgacgaagtagCTCGAGATGCCTGGGAAATTCGTGAGGTGGCTCGCCTCATCGATGAGCTTGACGTGGAAGATGCGAGGCTGCAAGAAGAGCGTGATCTGtcgagacgaagaaaaatgaCGGATGAAGAAAGGTTGGCGGAAGACATTGCAACGGGGCGCTATCAAAGGCCTGGTCAACCAAAACAGACCGATTTGGATCAAACATCTGCGAAACGGTACTACCATCGTGGAGCCTACTATATGGACGAGTCCGAATGGGATTCATCGGACGTGCGTCACAAATCGGCCGTCTACGCAAGAGCAGCCACCGGAGACGATAAGATCAATCGCGCTGCTCTACCAGAAGTCATGAGAGTCAAAAAGTTCGGTTTTGCGAATCAAAATCTCAAATATAAAGGACTTGCGGCCGAAGATACATCAGACAAAAACAATCAGATATTACCACTCGTCAATATCAAAGATAAATCTAAGCGCTAG
- a CDS encoding predicted protein, protein MDRETKRQSVADNTQKDITYRYEVSSLQNRTSENAQRDYISAYGKSQNDVISPTAVHLISRVSTDPSNSVHSDLPSCMGPSPNLSVSGSLSRNHTSAESDSSPYFESSTPLMPYSLSKPHPKGETNSSEACASNATGMVCSVLPEPNRSRWRQTFGPSHGTDQTALENVSLKAPQRAFKNSSRDQFGAVGDDDDICSSSDEENGMIAIGIPDKIQSRAKEKMQQSNISQTIAEELARQEHEAKLKKNQLPAKAIVTRRVTERKLGASKDPLSQNPMIGEKDHVLQPGSVVARAGSESHRTIMEEKSLARGTPTRELSLMPGAFRATTRSDLDQKSAERGVVRPISSSSRNMKARRLNRLNGRQNHQIEASVNEDDQRRLTHSYSSSDESAVLLLPIRTKSSDSIKSDVDSSNHSTRARARSRFHRMRQKSMDSSAHSSDGSTVVPASIRDLVSLRSMEETTKLQRHDSGPSLAPATSGCVVPGATEFIAAVRHEKENGPSLAPARAIRISGECNVEGSKQSVKIYGPVLASGFVPDQVALTPGMMDLTGQECYPDEDEDDTIEAQAGLPVLIPGAFAIEGMESSHTATSRHNSVVDTQSFSEAEEVYGEIEEDQADTEIFLEPSPDDTPPLVAELHEEVVVDGAVLEEHGEDDPKQRHRLRLFQAMAFFCSVVAVTLIAVSVSGVFQPDQAGPQKTAPKISGWLAAGEELFGSTEEAQVLFGTSIGMSGDGFILAVSSPGWDNSSTELNVGQVQVFSGADTFNGTQWDNVVTLEGPGSSEDEKTSIAMSSDGRRLVVGYPSFNSGTVQVFEDRGRGWSPYGGVERMERDGENIWFGHAVDISADGDVLAVGAPLRNSLAGEQSGAVRVFRSSNTRWIQIGSDILGESMNDFVGWSLALNSQDGSRVAVGGPVARDERGIVRIYDWDGSTWKQIGETLTGINILSRFGSSVSLSGNGQVLAIGARGTAFEPGEVRVYREIDNAWVTDNIFSGLEPSEGFGTTVSLSKDGNVLAIGIPQNNEFGNGSGSVQVWKYYDDQKAWKQEGTNIGGSEGSAFGSAVALSADGFRCS, encoded by the exons ATGGATAGGGAGACCAAACGCCAGAGCGTAGCTGATAACACACAAAAGGATATAACGTATCGATATGAAGTATCGTCACTTCAAAACAGAACATCGGAAAATGCTCAACGTGATTACATTTCGGCCTATGGGAAGAGTCAGAACGATGTAATCTCCCCAACAGCAGTTCATCTGATTTCAAGGGTCTCAACAGATCCGAGTAATTCTGTGCATAGTGATCTGCCGTCGTGCATGGGCCCGAGTCCGAACTTATCGGTATCTGGAAGTTTGTCTCGTAATCACACTTCCGCCGAGTCTGATTCTTCTCCCTATTTTGAATCTTCCACGCCGCTGATGCCCTATTCTTTGTCAAAACCTCACCCTAAGGGGGAAACCAATTCGTCGGAAGCATGCGCCAGCAACGCAACTGGTATGGTGTGTTCTGTGCTCCCGGAACCAAACCGCTCCAGGTGGCGACAAACCTTTGGGCCGAGCCACGGGACCGATCAAACGGCTCTAGAGAACGTCAGTCTTAAAGCACCGCAGCGTGCTTTTAAAAACTCATCACGTGATCAGTTTGGTGCCGTgggcgacgatgatgatatTTGCTCATCTTCTGACGAGGAAAATGGAATGATTGCAATTGGTATTCCCGATAAGATTCAATCACGCGCTAAAGAAAAGATGCAACAAAGCAATATCTCCCAAACTATCGCTGAGGAACTAGCGCGACAAGAGCATGAGGCAAAGTTAAAGAAGAACCAGCTTCCAGCCAAAGCAATCGTCACACGGCGCGTCACGGAACGCAAACTGGGCGCTTCGAAGGATCCTCTATCACAGAATCCCATGATTGGAGAGAAAGATCACGTACTCCAACCCGGCTCGGTTGTTGCTCGAGCCGGTTCAGAATCGCATCGTACCATCATGGAAGAAAAAAGCCTGGCTCGTGGTACGCCAACCCGTGAATTGTCGCTGATGCCAGGCGCATTCCGAGCCACGACACGTAGTGACTTGGACCAAAAGAGTGCAGAGCGCGGAGTGGTGCGTCCCATTTCATCCTCTTCGCGGAACATGAAGGCGCGTCGATTAAATCGGTTAAATGGACGTCAGAACCATCAAATTGAGGCTAGCGTGAATGAGGACGATCAGCGCCGTCTGACACATTCGTACAGCTCCTCGGACGAGTCGGCTGTCTTGCTTTTGCCCATACGTACCAAATCCTCTGATTCCATCAAGAGTGATGTAGATTCGAGTAATCATTCTACCCGCGCCAGAGCCCGTTCCCGTTTCCACCGCATGCGACAAAAGTCTATGGATTCTTCGGCTCACAGCTCAGATGGATCTACAGTAGTACCTGCTTCAATTCGGGATCTTGTCTCACTGCGCAGCATGGAAGAGACCACTAAATTGCAGCGACACGATTCTGGGCCTTCTTTGGCTCCGGCGACAAGTGGTTGTGTCGTTCCAGGAGCAACAGAGTTTATTGCCGCAGTACGTCACGAAAAGGAGAATGGTCCATCGCTGGCGCCAGCAAGAGCCATAAGGATTTCTGGCGAGTGCAATGTAGAGGGCTCAAAACAAAGTGTGAAAATATACGGACCGGTGTTGGCTTCTGGATTTGTTCCGGATCAAGTCGCCTTGACTCCAGGTATGATGGATCTGACAGGCCAAGAATGTTATCCAGATGAGGATGAGGATGATACGATTGAAGCACAAGCTGGTCTTCCAGTATTGATCCCAGGTGCGTTTGCGATTGAAGGTATGGAATCGTCTCACACGGCTACCTCTAGGCACAACTCTGTGGTGGACACGCAAAGTTTTTCGGAAGCTGAAGAAGTATATGGGGAAATCGAAGAAGATCAAGCAGATACAGAAATTTTCTTGGAGCCTTCCCCGGACGACACACCGCCTCTCGTAGCCGAATTACACGAAGAAGTTGTTGTAGACGGAGCGGTCCTTGAAGAACACGGTGAGGACGATCCAAAGCAACGACATAGGCTGCGTCTTTTTCAGGCAATGGCTTTTTTTTGTTCGGTTGTGGCAGTTACCCTCATTGCAGTTAGTGTTTCTGGGGTTTTCCAACCAGATCAAGCTGGTCCACAGAAGACAGCGCCGAAAATTTCCGGTTGGTTAGCGGCGGGTGAGGAACTTTTCGGATCTACAGAGGAGGCGCAAGTTTTATTTGGTACATCCATTGGAATGTCAGGAGACGGTTTCATTCTTGCCGTGAGTTCTCCGGGATGGGATAATTCCTCAACAGAGCTCAACGTCGGACAAGTGCAAGTTTTTTCTGGAGCAGACACCTTTAACGGGACCCAGTGGGATAATGTTGTCACTTTAGAAGGTCCAGGCTCGAGTGAAGATGAAAAGACTTCCATAGCCATGTCTAGTGATGGTAGACGGCTGGTAGTTGGTTATCCCTCTTTCAATAGTGGAACAGTacaagtttttgaagatCGCGGTCGTGGATGGAGTCCTTATGGGGGAGTCGAGCGTATGGAAAGAGATGGTGAAAATATTTGGTTTGGACATGCCGTAGATATCAGCGCAGATGGAGATGTTCTGGCAGTCGGCGCACCACTCAGAAACTCTCTTGCGGGAGAACAGAGTGGAGCAGTTCGTGTCTTTCGGTCGTCCAACACACGTTGGATTCAAATTGGATCCGATATTTTGGGCGAATCCATGAATGACTTTGTAGGCTGGTCTTTGGCACTCAACTCACAAGACGGGTCACGCGTCGCTGTCGGTGGGCCAGTTGCTCGAGATGAGCGTGGGATTGTGCGCATATACGATTGGGATGGCTCAACCTGGAAGCAAATCGGGGAAACTCTGACTGGGATCAATATCTTGAGTAGATTTGGATCATCTGTTTCACTATCAGGGAACGGACAAGTGCTTGCAATTGGTGCTCGAGGTACTGCGTTCGAACCTGGGGAGGTCCGTGTTTATCGAGAGATCGACAATGCTTGGGTCACAGACAATATCTTTAGCGGACTGGAGCCAAGCGAAGGATTCGGGACAACCGtgtctctttcaaaagatGGTAATGTTCTCGCGATTGGCATCCCTCAGAATAACGAATTTGGCAACGGCAGTGGTTCGGTGCAGGTGTGGAAATACTATGATGATCAGAAGGCTTGGAAACAGGAAGGCACCAATATTGGCGGATCCGAGGGGAGCGCGTTTGGGTCGGCTGTCGCACTTTCCGCAGACGGTTTTCGG TGTAGCTAA
- a CDS encoding predicted protein: MVSSVDEVASYRDGDVVGEGPDAFFDNSGDNTMIMKNDAAVSHVSRRNRCCGGRHRTRMIVTVGLLLFVLILVSVYRSKSQTPREPSMYTASGLLLVPSNQQPGRESAKSWDQLSSEIVGPLVKRSGEGYGHAIALSEWEYGPRLAIGLGGNAQQPGFVQVFHHNKTAGWVLEDTISIPGNVYAQQEGEERQHLAMAGDARRVVFTQGNYAFFYYFKSTFTEFRWKPLNDPILIDSELTANGEADQFLETKLALSNAGNVVAIASETVNRAQLKVYKDDTSWTQNTSPVHKWKVHSTIPIDQLIGDISISGDATRLAIGNVGSTVDDNGDDSGKVQVYGWQGGDWYELGQMLRGNRTLDRFGSSIALNLNGDVLAVASNGSHRVQVYRLVGDDWEQLGSDLYAMSIYEKFGIGLSSVGTDTRWQVPHQGPRRLSLRNIVTTRSTWNTRTAACTLCSSTLTSFNGNRWVL; encoded by the coding sequence ATGGTTTCCTCCGTGGACGAAGTTGCTTCATATCGGGACGGCGATGTTGTGGGCGAAGGGCCCGACGCCTTTTTCGACAACTCCGGCGACAACACCATGATTATGAAAAACGATGCAGCAGTGAGCCACGTCTCTCGACGCAATCGCTGCTGCGGCGGACGTCATCGTACTCGGATGATCGTCACTGTAGGGCTGCTCTTGTTTGTGCTCATTTTAGTCAGCGTGTACCGTAGCAAGAGCCAGACACCCCGGGAACCCTCTATGTATACAGCGTCGGGgctgttgttggtgcctTCCAACCAACAGCCTGGAAGAGAATCTGCAAAATCTTGGGATCAACTCAGCTCCGAGATTGTAGGACCACTGGTGAAGCGTTCTGGGGAAGGATACGGACACGCCATCGCCCTTTCGGAGTGGGAGTACGGTCCTCGTCTTGCGATTGGACTGGGGGGCAACGCACAACAACCCGGGTTTGTGCAGGTATTCCACCACAACAAAACGGCGGGATGGGTGCTCGAAGATACAATTTCTATTCCTGGTAATGTCTACGCCCAACAAGAAGGAGAAGAGCGACAACATCTGGCCATGGCGGGTGACGCCCGTCGAGTAGTCTTTACCCAGGGCAACTACGCTTTTTTCTACTATTTCAAATCTACCTTTACGGAATTCAGGTGGAAACCTTTGAACGATCCCATACTCATTGATTCCGAGTTGACAGCAAACGGAGAAGCGGATCAATTTCTTGAAACTAAGCTGGCTTTGAGCAATGCAGGAAATGTGGTTGCGATCGCCTCCGAAACGGTCAACAGAGCCCAACTCAAAGTCTACAAAGACGACACGTCATGGACACAAAATACGTCTCCGGTTCACAAATGGAAGGTGCACAGCACAATTCCAATCGACCAGCTCATAGGTGATATTTCCATATCTGGTGACGCCACTCGTCTCGCAATTGGGAATGTGGGGTccaccgtcgacgacaatggCGACGATTCCGGAAAGGTTCAGGTGTACGGATGGCAAGGTGGCGACTGGTATGAGCTTGGACAAATGCTGCGAGGCAATAGAACGTTAGATCGATTCGGTTCTTCGATCGCCCTTAATTTGAATGGAGACGTGTTGGCCGTAGCGTCTAACGGCTCCCATCGTGTCCAGGTATACCGGCTGGTTGGTGACGACTGGGAGCAACTCGGCTCAGATTTGTATGCCATGTCCATTTACGAAAAATTTGGGATAGGATTGAGCTCAGTAGGGACGGATACACGATGGCAAGTTCCTCACCAGGGACCCCGGCGCTTAAGTCTTCGGAACATAGTAACGACCCGGAGTACATGGAATACGCGTACGGCCGCGTGTACATTATGCAGTTCAACCTTGACGAGCTTCAATGGAAATCGGTGGGTTTTATAA
- a CDS encoding predicted protein — protein sequence MKLCSRLFIVLCADLCTLTLSWVVPNNEATRRRVGILNAIKMPWDAAGKQASKTPSASATSLSGIQASNKAKMEILTLGATLDRGQAYNPTSGEYYADRMEIAKQKIGEFVRNNPNNVPKDIEEIKGEWELILTTVKHGIFRSSPFFLAIQESYEEYAAVKESFGMPKADLFFKLHELQTCSWGVSKIGRVAQHITSTTLYSEFDTSIFSLTVIPILGWFKLLPTFGGCVVTVASAELVDGGLLKMKVDYTTARKVPGLNGLGEWIWNVRVPVGAIWKRLPWNAGRDATCKVYVRYIDNDFRIVQDVSGDYFVYTRPVVPRSLDLVSEESDSGK from the exons ATGAAGTTATGCAGTAGACTGTTCATCGTCCTCTGCGCCGACTTATGTACTTTGACTTTATCATGGGTCGTCCCAAACAACGAAGCCACTCGTCGACGAGTGGGCATTTTGAACGCAATCAAAATGCCGTGGGATGCTGCTGGCAAACAAGCGTCCAAGACTCCTTCCGCGTCGGCAACCTCACTGTCGGGCATACAAGCATCCAACAAGGCAAAGATGGAGATTTTAACTCTCGGTGCGACTCTTGACCGTGGCCAAGCGTACAACCCAACATCAGGAGAATATTATGCGGATCGTATGGAAATTGCCAAACAAAAGATCGGCGAGTTCGTTCGAAACAATCCCAACAACGTCCCCAAAGATATCGAAGAAATTAAAGGAGAATGG GAATTGATCCTAACCACTGTCAAACACGGCATTTTCCGCTCCAGTCCATTCTTCCTCGCAATTCAAGAGTCGTACGAAGAGTACGCCGCGGTCAAGGAATCCTTCGGTATGCCCAAGGCTGATTTATTTTTCAAGCTCCATGAATTACAAACGTGCTCTTGGGGCGTCAGCAAAATTGGTCGTGTCGCCCAGCACATTACATCAACAACGCTGTATTCCGAATTCGATACATCTATTTTTAGTTTGACCGTCATTCCAATTCTGGGATGGTTTAAACTTCTGCCAACCTTTGGTGGTTGTGTTGTGACAGTGGCTTCTGCGGAATTGGTCGATGGCGGCCTTCTGAAGATGAAGGTCGACTATACAACGGCTCGCAAAGTTCCCGGACTGAATGGATTGGGGGAGTGGATTTGGAATGTTCGGGTTCCGGTCGGTGCCATTTGGAAGCGTTTGCCGTGGAATGCGGGCCGCGACGCGACATGCAAGGTATACGTACGCTACATAGACAATGACTTCCGGATCGTTCAGGATGTATCGGGTGACTACTTTGTTTATACACGGCCAGTTGTACCGCGTTCGTTGGATTTGGTCTCCGAGGAAAGCGACTCGGGCAAATGA
- a CDS encoding predicted protein, which produces MNQAPTSSNPQPSADDEESSKRAALAGQWRTPPLPNFPASSSATLALHATPPNSTESESIPNSTILPGNSEDYVKALREAYRRGAEAAAAMAAQGNSTGGSAVPDPGLHSNTFSCPNFQQTSIVPPTIVASAPATSSPSLPNTTMPPPSAPGSQQGETAVVPNPLGAPQRQPPFATQRAAANSPAAMPPPAPVSQSSLMHIDHSHPGAPANLHTRESDNPQAPASAQQRSMSLPDMNSYAAQQEDDKRQKRLARNRASARLRRLRKKNLVDAYETEVGLLEKTLQQLQAHEWGAQDNASALTEALSMDRGQQVLTVAERQEAAKDILSQQLQVVEMLEDLLSEQYVLHSLEDSPEFEDLKQTLQLSDEQLQHLTNAKSGWEDEWEALQTVKTSLTAMKEHDWLWTEGVTTVAEQFMSILHANQVSKFLLWTDHNAEAIDELDHLHSSSTVASGPVFCFGAENNSEGMMDEQEK; this is translated from the exons ATGAATCAAGCACCTACTTCTTCTAATCCTCAGCCTTCGGCTGACGACGAGGAATCGAGCAAGAGAGCAGCGCTTGCCGGACAGTGGAGAACTCCTCCTCTACCGAACTTTCCGGCCTCGTCTTCGGCCACTCTGGCACTACACGCAACGCCTCCAAACTCTACGGAATCCGAAAGTATTCCGAACAGTACGATACTTCCTGGAAACTCGGAGGATTATGTCAAGGCTCTACGCGAAGCATATCGGCGCGGTGCCGAAGCGGCAGCGGCCATGGCAGCGCAAGGCAACAGCACCGGAGGTTCCGCTGTCCCCGATCCTGGCCTCCATTCCAATACCTTCTCCTGTCCCAACTTTCAACAGACATCGATCGTCCCTCCAACAATCGTAGCGTCGGCTCCAGCCACCAGCTCACCTTCTTTGCCGAATACCACAATGCCTCCTCCTTCCGCTCCGGGTAGTCAGCAGGGTGAGACAGCCGTGGTTCCGAATCCTTTGGGAGCCCCGCAGCGACAGCCTCCTTTTGCGACCCAGCGCGCTGCGGCTAATTCGCCAGCGGCCATGCCTCCTCCCGCACCGGTTTCCCAATCTTCCTTGATGCACATTGATCACAGTCATCCTGGTGCGCCTGCGAATCTTCACACGAGGGAGTCGGACAACCCCCAAGCACCAGCGTCTGCTCAGCAACGTTCAATGAGTTTACCCGATATGAACTCTTACGCGGCACAACAGGAAGATGATAAACGCCAAAAGCGACTGGCACGAAACCGTGCGTCGGCACGGCTCCGGCGGTTACGCAAAAAGAACTTG GTGGACGCGTACGAGACTGAAGTAggtcttttggaaaagactcTGCAGCAACTGCAGGCCCACGAGTGGGGTGCACAAGATAACGCCAGCGCCTTGACGGAAGCCCTTTCGATGGATCGTGGCCAGCAAGTCTTGACCGTCGCGGAACGACAAGAAGCTGCCAAAGACATTCTATCGCAACAGCTTCAAGTCGTCGAGATGTTGGAAGATTTGCTGTCCGAACAGTACGTTTTGCATTCATTGGAGGACTCTCCCGAGTTCGAGGACTTGAAGCAGACACTGCAGCTTTCGGACGAGCAATTGCAGCATCTCACGAACGCAAAGTCGGGTTGGGAAGACGAATGGGAGGCTCTACAAACGGTCAAGACAAGCTTGACCGCCATGAAGGAACATGATTGGTTGTGGACCGAAGGTGTCACGACGGTGGCCGAACAGTTCATGTCCATTCTTCACGCCAATCAGGTTTCCAAGTTTCTGTTGTGGACGGACCACAATGCCGAAGCTATTGACGAGCTGGACCACTTGCACTCGTCCTCGACCGTGGCAAGCGGACCCGTGTTTTGCTTCGGCGCGGAAAACAATTCGGAGGGCATGATGGACGAGCAAGAAAAGTAG
- a CDS encoding predicted protein, whose amino-acid sequence MNFHLPLCLLILRFATEPAAGFSTSKHSKSARQTRQDSLRIEADQSNAIRKALPLESAVRVPHNSANPEIWKQLVPNAFDTQHGVDVRACWRHDELPETVADRFLEKISSANDFFKYRPQLRQQLAESIETFTTFCSDRVRDADEFSGRIVSTRGPGGAKCPVWHLDHVPVRWIQTFYGPGVMYVDGDHVAWEKVNALDDTMSARERNRLLVNEDAKVNQVPEGGAVVLLGKQFNRHSKDPTVSMAPSVHKSPEIVNPWQGRVLMTMDVVAPLEEG is encoded by the coding sequence ATGAACTTTCACCTGCCTCTGTGCCTTTTAATTCTGCGGTTTGCAACCGAACCTGCTGCAGGCTTTTCGACTTCGAAACACTCAAAATCGGCGCGTCAAACTCGGCAGGATTCGTTGCGAATCGAAGCGGATCAGTCAAATGCGATTCGCAAAGCATTGCCGCTGGAAAGTGCAGTTCGCGTACCTCACAATTCAGCAAATCCAGAGATCTGGAAGCAGCTCGTTCCAAACGCCTTCGACACACAGCATGGCGTAGACGTTCGTGCTTGTTGGCGCCACGACGAGTTGCCGGAAACCGTAGCCGATCGGTTTCTGGAGAAGATATCGTCCGCTAACGATTTTTTTAAATACCGCCCTCAGCTTCGTCAGCAACTGGCAGAATCAATCGAGACTTTCACCACATTCTGTTCTGACCGTGTCAGGGACGCGGACGAATTCTCCGGTCGTATTGTTTCTACACGAGGCCCCGGTGGTGCCAAGTGCCCTGTTTGGCATCTCGATCATGTGCCAGTGCGTTGGATTCAAACGTTCTATGGACCAGGCGTCATGTACGTGGATGGAGATCACGTAGCGTGGGAAAAAGTGAACGCATTGGACGATACCATGTCAGCTAGGGAACGCAATCGGCTTCTGGTGAACGAGGATGCGAAGGTGAATCAAGTCCCAGAGGGTGGGGCGGTGGTGCTCTTGGGGAAACAGTTTAATCGGCATAGCAAGGACCCAACCGTTTCCATGGCTCCGTCGGTACACAAATCGCCGGAAATTGTGAACCCATGGCAGGGGCGGGTTCTGATGACCATGGACGTTGTAGCGCCGCTTGAAGAAGGCTGA
- a CDS encoding predicted protein, which produces MTRKSKQAGGNLPLTHYERTKKFASSEYGTTQQRLAGHSQYQIGDCALSLTRLGSSALCTRSGYLYDESAILQYLLTRTQQIKEQQLAYERQERARLADSGEDDKERLAQFEESQTVSKKRKIRDPLQEAREDLKRTSYWLADAQPDSVTEQIEKPPERPQSPTTQAPLTRKELLPVDLKRENGKLICAVSDKAINTQSVIAYWIDKKKPGTIVLQSVYDHLVDENNECPITSRIIKYTRKLQKSGSSFAASGQSVAVQKYNPTIT; this is translated from the coding sequence ATGACTCGGAAAAGCAAGCAAGCTGGAGGAAACCTTCCACTGACACACTACGAGCGCACCAAAAAGTTTGCCAGCTCCGAATACGGCACCACGCAACAACGACTGGCAGGGCACTCACAGTACCAGATTGGTGACTGCGCTCTGAGCCTTACCCGGTTGGGCAGTTCGGCATTGTGTACGCGTAGCGGCTATTTGTACGACGAGTCGGCTATTCTCCAATACTTGCTCACGAGAACGCAACAGATTAAAGAACAACAACTCGCGTACGAACGGCAAGAGAGAGCTCGACTCGCCGATAGTGGTGAGGACGACAAAGAAAGGCTAGCCCAGTTTGAAGAGTCGCAAaccgtttccaaaaagagaaagatcCGAGATCCTCTGCAAGAAGCGCGTGAAGATCTCAAACGAACTAGTTACTGGCTGGCGGATGCACAGCCTGATAGTGTGACCGAGCAGATCGAGAAGCCACCCGAACGTCCACAATCACCGACTACGCAAGCGCCTCTGACGAGAAAGGAGCTCTTGCCTGTAGATTTGAAAAGGGAAAACGGAAAACTTATTTGCGCCGTATCTGACAAGGCTATTAACACCCAATCGGTGATCGCCTACTGGATTGACAAGAAAAAGCCGGGCACAATTGTCCTGCAAAGTGTTTACGATCATTTGGTAGATGAAAACAACGAATGTCCAATAACAAGTAGGATCATAAAGTATACAAGGAAGCTGCAGAAGAGTGGAAGCAGTTTTGCTGCTTCGGGTCAGTCTGTCGCGGTGCAGAAGTATAATCCAACGATCACTTAG